The following coding sequences are from one Candidatus Binataceae bacterium window:
- a CDS encoding DUF1329 domain-containing protein, translating to MTVMRRLLFGLLVLVLSPLAIGAAGAEDTIPPGTKITMQNWQQYKAFMPDGMIALFEGQYAWKMPSDVEMEVGPTNIHPLPKPFWDAVEKYSSQTRLVKLPNGAYNIENYVSGVPFPHPSGPDKGTQIIDDVTFRPGGVLYTGFPNLKGNAESSFCTMDRFGSKACTRVDYDYRQLAYNWFPGIPHTDPHAAGAWYGEWLMVEVPEESKYTADLTLFWQDVTRLPDDFVFIPALRRSLRLSTSARCAPLFGSDMTHDDQRVGWNGGASVFEGHYLRDQKILALVNMTHADGTFPENYDMPLGWARPSWGKWEVVPVWVTDVRRIPSMAAGYCYGKRVMYTTQAYYANVHEDLYDSNLKLWKVVNIGLSPAVDRLHPEWGLQYFGGIIEQYWDMQNQHVSHVFTADREGNDLTPDIGWGTQYDNVQLYQTPGGLMQLMR from the coding sequence ATGACCGTTATGCGCAGGCTGTTGTTTGGCTTATTGGTTCTGGTCCTTTCCCCGCTGGCGATTGGGGCCGCCGGCGCCGAGGACACTATTCCGCCGGGCACCAAAATCACCATGCAGAACTGGCAGCAGTACAAGGCCTTCATGCCCGACGGCATGATCGCCCTGTTCGAGGGCCAGTACGCGTGGAAGATGCCGTCCGACGTTGAGATGGAGGTGGGCCCGACCAATATCCATCCGCTGCCCAAGCCGTTCTGGGACGCGGTGGAGAAGTACTCCTCGCAGACCCGCCTGGTGAAGCTGCCCAACGGCGCCTACAACATCGAAAACTACGTCTCCGGCGTGCCGTTTCCCCATCCCTCGGGACCTGACAAGGGCACCCAGATCATCGACGACGTGACCTTCCGCCCGGGCGGCGTGCTCTACACCGGCTTCCCCAACCTCAAAGGCAATGCCGAGTCGTCTTTCTGCACGATGGACCGCTTCGGCAGCAAGGCTTGCACCCGGGTCGATTACGACTACCGCCAGCTCGCTTACAACTGGTTCCCCGGTATCCCGCATACGGACCCGCATGCGGCCGGCGCGTGGTACGGCGAATGGCTGATGGTCGAGGTGCCCGAGGAGTCCAAGTACACCGCCGACCTGACCCTGTTCTGGCAGGACGTCACTCGCCTGCCCGACGACTTCGTCTTCATCCCGGCGCTGCGCCGCTCGCTGCGGCTTTCAACCTCGGCGCGCTGTGCGCCGCTGTTCGGCAGCGACATGACGCACGACGACCAGCGGGTGGGATGGAACGGCGGGGCCTCGGTGTTCGAGGGCCATTATCTCCGCGACCAGAAGATCCTCGCGCTGGTCAACATGACCCACGCTGACGGAACGTTTCCTGAAAACTACGACATGCCGCTCGGCTGGGCGCGGCCGTCGTGGGGCAAGTGGGAAGTGGTGCCGGTGTGGGTGACGGACGTGCGGCGGATCCCGTCGATGGCGGCCGGTTACTGCTACGGCAAGCGGGTGATGTACACCACTCAGGCCTACTACGCCAACGTTCACGAAGACCTCTACGACTCCAACCTGAAGCTCTGGAAGGTGGTCAACATCGGGCTCAGTCCTGCGGTCGACAGGCTCCATCCGGAGTGGGGGCTCCAGTACTTCGGTGGGATCATCGAGCAATACTGGGATATGCAGAACCAGCACGTCAGCCACGTGTTCACCGCCGATCGCGAAGGCAATGACCTCACGCCCGACATCGGCTGGGGCACGCAGTACGATAACGTGCAGCTCTATCAGACCCCGGGCGGCCTGATGCAACTGATGCGTTAG
- a CDS encoding GreA/GreB family elongation factor has product MAELPVIKRLRKEMETLKRELTVDLPKELERARAHGDLSENAEWAMAKQRQEFLRARLANLEARVSELSMINLDSIPRDTVGLGSRVELEDLDEGGSVEYEIVVPEEVDGAANRISLSSPLGRALIGKAQDDDIEVQTPRGKRSYMVKRLTTIHALIEADNGNGSDG; this is encoded by the coding sequence ATGGCTGAACTTCCCGTAATCAAGCGGCTGCGCAAAGAGATGGAGACGCTCAAGCGCGAGCTGACCGTCGATTTGCCCAAGGAGCTCGAACGGGCGCGCGCCCACGGCGACCTTTCGGAGAACGCCGAGTGGGCGATGGCCAAGCAGCGCCAGGAATTCCTGCGCGCGCGCCTGGCCAACCTCGAGGCGCGGGTCTCCGAGCTTTCGATGATCAACCTCGATTCGATTCCGCGCGACACGGTTGGCCTCGGCAGCCGGGTCGAACTAGAAGACCTCGACGAGGGCGGCAGCGTCGAGTACGAGATCGTGGTGCCCGAGGAGGTGGACGGCGCCGCCAACCGCATCTCGCTCTCCTCGCCGCTGGGCCGTGCGCTCATCGGCAAGGCGCAGGACGACGATATCGAGGTGCAGACCCCGCGCGGCAAGCGTTCGTACATGGTCAAGCGCCTGACCACGATCCACGCGCTCATTGAGGCCGACAACGGCAACGGCTCCGACGGCTGA
- a CDS encoding long-chain fatty acid--CoA ligase, whose product MTEFATLAAAFHAQAARLRDRTFLKDKAGKTWREHSWRAVADAAGRLRAGLMQLGLAPGERIAILAENCPRWVVIDQAALGMGAVVVPLYTTSGAEETRHILADSGARLVAVNSEAGLKKIVALAPQLPDLAGIIAMNPGEGAPPAYSALSRVRIFTFASVSALEPAPPIAGSRDDLATLIYTSGTTGPSKGVMLTHGNILANCRASLEVLGLNEDDTTLSFLPVAHSFERTAGYYTVMLGGGTIAYAEGLGQIAQNLLEINPTVVLTVPRLLEVVYARVMRTVLVSGAARRALFKTALSVGRRAAAYRHQGRRVPVRLAAPMALFRGLVFARVRAIFGSRLRYLISGGAPLQREIFEFLAAAEVPIVEGYGLTEAAPVVSVNLHGRTRIGTVGRALPGVEVRTAPDGELLVRGANVMRGYYNREGESREALDGDGWLHTGDIARIDPDGYISITDRKKEIIVLSGGKNVSPANLENRLTSDPAIAQACVIGDRRKHLAALVVPDFEYLATQAAFKELARAPEQAVADPKLRAFYHARLHELNKGLSDVETIVDFRLLAHPFSQENGELTPTLKLRRRIVADHYGELIESMYGA is encoded by the coding sequence GTGACGGAATTCGCCACACTGGCCGCGGCGTTTCACGCCCAGGCGGCGCGGCTGCGGGATCGGACATTCCTCAAGGACAAAGCGGGCAAGACTTGGCGCGAGCATTCGTGGCGCGCGGTGGCCGACGCCGCGGGACGTCTGCGCGCAGGCCTGATGCAGCTCGGGCTGGCGCCGGGAGAGCGCATCGCGATCCTGGCCGAAAACTGTCCGCGATGGGTGGTGATCGATCAGGCGGCGCTGGGGATGGGCGCGGTGGTGGTTCCCCTGTACACCACCAGCGGCGCCGAGGAGACCCGCCATATCCTGGCCGACTCAGGCGCGCGACTCGTCGCGGTCAACAGCGAGGCGGGACTCAAGAAAATCGTCGCGCTCGCGCCGCAGTTGCCCGATCTCGCCGGGATCATCGCGATGAATCCCGGCGAGGGCGCCCCGCCCGCGTACAGCGCGCTCAGCCGGGTGCGGATTTTCACCTTCGCCTCGGTCAGCGCGCTGGAACCGGCGCCGCCGATCGCGGGCTCGCGCGACGACCTAGCAACGCTCATCTACACCTCGGGCACCACTGGGCCGTCCAAGGGAGTGATGCTCACCCACGGCAACATCCTGGCCAATTGTCGGGCGTCGCTCGAAGTCCTCGGCCTCAACGAAGACGACACCACGCTCTCCTTTCTGCCGGTGGCGCATTCCTTCGAGCGTACCGCAGGTTATTACACGGTGATGCTCGGCGGCGGGACGATCGCCTACGCCGAGGGACTGGGCCAGATCGCGCAGAACCTGCTCGAGATTAATCCGACCGTCGTGCTGACGGTCCCGCGGCTGCTGGAAGTGGTCTATGCGCGGGTAATGCGCACGGTGCTGGTGTCGGGCGCGGCGCGGCGCGCGCTGTTCAAGACGGCGCTCTCCGTGGGCCGCCGCGCCGCCGCCTATCGCCATCAGGGCAGGCGGGTACCGGTGCGGCTGGCGGCGCCGATGGCGCTGTTTCGGGGGCTCGTGTTCGCGCGCGTTCGCGCGATCTTCGGCAGCCGTCTGCGCTACCTAATCTCGGGCGGCGCGCCGCTGCAACGCGAGATCTTCGAGTTCCTCGCCGCCGCCGAGGTGCCGATCGTCGAGGGCTACGGCCTGACCGAAGCGGCGCCGGTGGTCTCAGTCAACCTGCACGGGCGGACCAGGATCGGCACGGTGGGCCGCGCGCTGCCGGGCGTCGAGGTGCGCACCGCGCCCGACGGCGAATTGCTGGTGCGCGGCGCCAACGTGATGCGCGGATATTACAACCGCGAAGGCGAGAGCCGCGAGGCGCTCGACGGCGACGGCTGGCTTCATACCGGCGACATCGCGCGCATCGATCCCGACGGCTACATCAGCATCACCGACCGCAAGAAGGAGATCATCGTGCTCTCGGGCGGCAAGAACGTCTCTCCCGCCAATCTGGAGAACCGGCTGACCTCCGACCCGGCGATCGCGCAAGCCTGCGTAATCGGCGATCGGCGCAAGCATCTGGCCGCGCTCGTGGTGCCGGACTTCGAGTACCTCGCCACCCAGGCGGCATTCAAGGAACTCGCGCGTGCGCCCGAGCAGGCGGTCGCTGACCCCAAACTGCGCGCCTTCTACCACGCGCGGCTGCACGAGCTGAACAAGGGGCTGTCGGACGTCGAAACCATCGTCGATTTCCGCCTGCTCGCGCATCCGTTCAGCCAGGAGAACGGCGAGCTGACGCCGACGCTCAAGCTGCGGCGCAGAATAGTGGCCGACCATTACGGCGAGCTGATCGAGTCGATGTACGGCGCCTGA
- a CDS encoding COX15/CtaA family protein, whose product MNSLSQGSPLRALHRFAVVAAAATFVLVFAGGLVTSTGSAMAVPDWPLAFGHLIPQHWTTGVPFEYGHRVIAGTVAILTLILALWTWRSERRAWVRHTALAAFGLVVVQAVLGGITVLLDLPLPIAVAHAATGQAFFCLMVSMALFTNPQWDSGAPPARVRGDARLAPLAAATAAIIYVQILIGAVMRHMHAGLAIPDFPLAFGHLAPPMFSVPIAINFAHRCGAIVVSAMILWTVARALRLYGNTRALRRPALSLLVLLALQLSLGAATVLSMRAVIPTTLHVAIGAAVLATSVVLALRAAHLERQAGSAHARAVAGVAPRRGPAPMARKVGI is encoded by the coding sequence GTGAACTCGCTTTCCCAAGGCTCGCCGCTTCGGGCGCTGCATCGGTTCGCCGTCGTAGCTGCCGCCGCCACTTTTGTCCTGGTCTTCGCCGGCGGCCTTGTCACCTCCACCGGCTCGGCGATGGCGGTGCCGGACTGGCCGCTCGCCTTCGGTCATCTGATCCCGCAGCACTGGACAACCGGCGTGCCCTTCGAGTACGGCCATCGCGTCATCGCGGGCACGGTCGCGATTCTGACCCTAATCCTGGCCCTGTGGACTTGGAGGTCGGAGCGCCGCGCATGGGTGCGGCACACGGCGCTGGCGGCTTTCGGACTGGTCGTCGTCCAGGCGGTGCTGGGCGGGATTACGGTGCTGCTCGACCTGCCGCTGCCAATCGCCGTCGCGCACGCGGCGACCGGGCAGGCGTTCTTCTGCCTGATGGTCTCGATGGCGCTGTTCACCAACCCGCAATGGGACAGTGGCGCGCCGCCGGCCCGCGTGCGGGGCGACGCGAGGCTGGCGCCGCTGGCGGCGGCGACCGCAGCGATCATCTACGTGCAGATTCTTATCGGCGCCGTGATGCGGCATATGCACGCGGGGCTTGCGATTCCCGATTTTCCGCTCGCCTTCGGCCACTTGGCACCGCCGATGTTCTCGGTCCCGATCGCGATCAACTTCGCCCATCGCTGCGGCGCGATCGTGGTCAGCGCGATGATCCTGTGGACGGTCGCCCGGGCGCTGAGACTGTACGGCAACACGCGGGCGCTGCGCCGTCCGGCGCTCAGCCTGCTAGTGCTTTTGGCTTTGCAGCTTTCGCTCGGCGCGGCTACCGTGCTCAGCATGCGCGCGGTTATCCCGACGACTCTGCACGTCGCCATCGGCGCCGCCGTGCTCGCAACCAGCGTGGTGCTGGCGCTGCGCGCGGCGCATCTGGAACGCCAGGCCGGCAGCGCGCACGCCCGCGCCGTGGCGGGTGTCGCGCCGCGGCGCGGACCCGCGCCGATGGCGCGCAAGGTGGGTATATGA
- the cyoE gene encoding heme o synthase yields the protein MSAEAAALAMMGGMGRRVAAYYELTKPRVVAMVLLTTLVGFYLGAVGRFDPWLALSTLAGTALAAGGTLALNQYFERYIDALMERTQHRPLPEGRLSPPQALAFGAAATVAGFAWLWAGTNALAAGVTALITVLYLFAYTPLKRFSWICHVVGAVPGALPPVAGWAAARGTLGVEPLILFLIMFLWQSPHSLSIARLYQRDYERAGISMLPLERGRGNPVDRLILFDCVALIGAGALPALLGFAGWISLAVSAALGAMMLVYSLRLARTPHAADAARRVMFASLFYLPIVFLVLVLDRI from the coding sequence ATGAGCGCCGAGGCCGCTGCGCTCGCGATGATGGGCGGGATGGGCCGTCGCGTGGCGGCCTATTACGAACTGACCAAGCCGCGCGTGGTCGCGATGGTTCTGCTGACCACGCTGGTCGGGTTCTACCTGGGCGCAGTCGGCCGCTTCGACCCGTGGCTGGCGCTCAGCACGCTGGCGGGTACCGCGCTTGCCGCGGGCGGCACGCTCGCGCTCAACCAGTACTTCGAACGCTACATCGACGCCCTGATGGAGCGCACGCAGCATCGCCCGCTGCCCGAGGGACGCCTGAGCCCACCCCAGGCGCTGGCTTTCGGCGCCGCGGCGACGGTCGCCGGATTCGCGTGGCTGTGGGCAGGAACCAACGCGCTCGCGGCCGGCGTGACCGCGCTTATCACGGTGCTCTACCTGTTTGCCTACACGCCACTCAAGCGCTTCTCGTGGATCTGTCACGTGGTCGGTGCGGTGCCCGGGGCGTTGCCGCCGGTGGCCGGGTGGGCCGCGGCGCGCGGTACGCTGGGGGTCGAACCGCTCATCCTCTTCCTGATCATGTTCCTGTGGCAGTCGCCGCACTCGCTGTCGATCGCGCGGCTGTACCAGCGCGACTACGAGCGCGCCGGGATCAGCATGCTGCCGCTGGAGCGCGGACGCGGCAATCCGGTGGACAGGTTGATCCTCTTCGACTGCGTGGCGTTGATCGGGGCGGGCGCGTTGCCCGCGCTGCTGGGCTTCGCGGGATGGATATCGTTGGCAGTGTCTGCCGCGCTGGGCGCTATGATGCTGGTCTATTCGCTGCGCCTGGCGCGCACGCCGCACGCCGCCGACGCCGCGCGCCGCGTGATGTTCGCTTCGCTCTTTTACCTTCCGATCGTCTTCCTGGTGCTGGTGCTCGACCGTATCTAG
- a CDS encoding Lrp/AsnC ligand binding domain-containing protein: MSVKAFILIDTSPGKAKEVAGKLRQVAGISAAHAVTGPHDIIAVAEAADVSSLGELVVQKIQSVAGVNRSLTSIVAD; encoded by the coding sequence ATGTCGGTTAAAGCCTTCATTCTGATCGATACGTCCCCGGGCAAAGCCAAGGAGGTCGCCGGCAAGCTCCGCCAGGTCGCGGGGATTTCGGCTGCGCATGCCGTCACTGGCCCCCATGACATCATCGCGGTGGCCGAGGCCGCCGACGTCTCGTCGTTGGGCGAGCTAGTGGTGCAGAAGATCCAGAGCGTCGCCGGCGTCAATCGCAGCCTGACCTCGATCGTCGCCGACTAG